A genomic window from Salvia hispanica cultivar TCC Black 2014 chromosome 5, UniMelb_Shisp_WGS_1.0, whole genome shotgun sequence includes:
- the LOC125187302 gene encoding uncharacterized protein LOC125187302: MQACGYTALGPTSFDGGGRPKFSVRWSRRRPITASAPLNHTHYDVLGLLPNASSSEIKKAYRLLALKYHPDVNKEVGADEDFKSVRLAYEVLINESTRSAYDRALRYQPSSRRPLGDEWSVSQEYDDGLRLYRWRKMQWDKYWEKHKIEEEEDDEDEERESLFEVVRSAFLCVFLMQTVGVHLSLTFSSFMALVDRNLDAGYKFGYLIAWMIGGRGGVLLSIFLSFASWVCGKRSSGVVALVVVAVWFGSRCAPIPQGALLTLLYMSIKLHIDLN, encoded by the exons ATGCAGGCATGCGGCTACACAGCGCTGGGGCCTACCTCCTTCGACGGTGGCGGTCGTCCCAAATTCAGTGTTCGATGGAGTCGCCGTCGTCCAATCACAGCTTCCGCTCCCCTCAACCACACTCACTACGACGTCCTCGGCCTTTTACCTAACGCTTCCTCCTCTGAAATCAAGAAGGCCTACCGTCTTCTCGCTCTCAAG TATCATCCTGATGTTAATAAGGAAGTCGGAGCTGATGAGGATTTCAAGAGCGTCAGACTTGCTTATGAA GTACTGATCAATGAATCAACAAGAAGTGCGTATGACAGAGCTCTCCGTTATCAACCTAGTAGCAGAAGGCCATTAGGGGATGAGTGGTCCGTCAGCCAAGAATACGATGATGGGCTGAGACTGTACAGATGGCGTAAAATGCAGTGGGACAAGTATTGGGAGAAACATAAGAttgaggaagaggaggacgATGAAGATGAGGAAAGAGAATCCTTGTTCGAAGTTGTTAGATCAGCATTCCTGTGTGTGTTTCTGATGCAAACAGTTGGGGTGCATCTATCTCTCACATTTAGTAGCTTTATGGCTCTGGTGGACCGAAATCTGGATGCGGGATATAAATTTGGGTATTTGATAGCATGGATGATAGGTGGAAGGGGTGGGGTTTTATTATCGATTTTCTTGTCATTTGCGAGTTGGGTGTGTGGGAAAAGGAGCAGCGGTGTAGTTGCTCTTGTAGTTGTTGCAGTGTGGTTTGGTTCAAGGTGTGCTCCAATTCCACAAGGTGCTCTTCTCACACTTCTCTACATGTCAATCAAGCTGCACATTGATCTAAACTAA
- the LOC125187137 gene encoding putative H/ACA ribonucleoprotein complex subunit 1-like protein 1, translating to MRPPRGRGGGGFRGGRDGGGRGFRGGGRGRFGPRDEGPPSEVIEVSTFVNACEGDAVTKLSQEKIPYFNAPIYLENKTQIGKVDEIFGPINESFFSIKMMEGIVATSYSAGDKFFIDPAKLLPLARFLPQPKGQGQSARGGRGGGRGGGRGGRGGGGGFRGRGAPRGGRGGGFRGGSRGGGSSFRGRGRY from the exons ATGAGGCCTCCCAGGGGACGCGGTGGCGGAGGGTTTAGGGGTGGCCGAGACGGCGGCGGACGTGGCTTTCGAGGAGGAGGTAGAGGCCGTTTCGGTCCTCGCGACGAAGGCCCTCCTTCTGAAGTCATTG AGGTTTCGACATTTGTTAATGCTTGCGAGGGCGATGCGGTGACGAAGCTGTCTCAGGAGAAAATACCCTACTTCAATGCTCCAATTTACCTTGAGAACAAGACGCAGATTGGCAAAGTCGATGAAATCTTCGGTCCCATCAATGAGTCT TTCTTTTCGATTAAGATGATGGAGGGCATCGTTGCGACGTCGTATTCTGCCGGAGATAAATTCTTCATTGATCCAGCTAAGCTCTTGCCACTCGCCAGATTTCTTCCCCAGCCTAA GGGACAAGGGCAATCTGCTAGAGGTGGACGTGGGGGAGGAAGAGGTGGTGGAAGAGGGGGAagaggtggtggaggaggatTCCGTGGAAGGGGTGCTCCCAGAGGTGGTAGAGGTGGTGGATTTAGGGGTGGTAGTCGCGGTGGCGGCAGTAGTTTCAGGGGCAGAGGAAGATATTAG